ttaaaaaatctatacgtacacccacgttttaaatgccactacatttaaattttatcaaaatcgttcacagccgtttttataattgtaaattgcattgtcatcgggtttgaagccaccctgaaaatttcagcctgctggcttatcgggaagtgcctcatgtgttgcaaaaatccaaccggaacgacaaacaaacaagaaaagtgagtgtataaaaacgtgggagaaacaaaaaatattaaattatgtaacagtttactcacccgtatgtatcgggatcgcccgactagtttcggacccaaccggagtccttaatcatgagcgcGGCGGGATCGCAAGTCGAGCTggacccgataaatacgcgtgagtaaaccgttacatcatttagtaatgaatcattctcacgacagttactatcaaaacaaaaatagttcaattttttgCTTTGCATAGCTTTATCAAATCCTTTCACCATGTAAGCGCTAATTTTTAGGTTAGGTTGAAAGTTTAAAATGTGACTGACAGTCAGTATTAAgtaaaacagttaaataaatgtcaataagAGTAAATATATCGAAATTGTTCCTGCAATTGTAAAGCAAGatgttaatatataaatattattgtatattttaatgttttaatggtatttaactaaattgttataattaaccCGTCAGATAGATGGCCAAAGAAATGGGatacgatttttattattttaaatataacgcgacgccatctagtctcaaattaagcataGCTTGCATTaagagtactagacaactgataaacatacttatatatttataaatacatacaaagatTTGTTCTGCCAGGGAATCAAACACACTACCTGCGCTTTAACAGTCAAGGCCAATTACAACTAGACCAACAAATGGTGAAAATTATGGAACTAgctagtgacgtcatttgtcagTAGAAATAGTACTGATAAGTGATGACACaccagattttaatttttaatatttttttgtattcgcGATAAATGTTATATATCCAAGGCGGTTTGGTAGTTTGTCTGACGggttaataagtttttttagtcaaatatctaattattgatTGTTAAGAATACATCGTTTATAACTCGGTCATGATTTAGAATATCTGCTTCTGCACTGCAATGAACAGTATTCTTTAAGACAGCACTAGTCTAcccaaaaacaaatttcaagaATCATTGCCAAAAATATAGTTACTAATCATATTTGTGATTGTATCAACCATTGCTTAACCCTcaaacttcatttttaattatagcaACAGATATATCGGTCAAAACTTCAACCTTCTATATATTAAGGTTCGTGAGATACAGACTAGAGAGAGACAGATAGAAGTCTTGTAATACGATTCTGTCTTAACATTTTTGGGTAAAGAATCcctatattgttataaattttgttcaaGATACCGTAGGGGTGAATAAGTTTCAAAGGGTGTATAGAAAATTGCGTTTTTAGGGGAttgcatgaatattttattacataaaaatgcaacacaattaattaagaaatgtttcagaattttcttataatctaaaggcaaaatataatttgcattgttgaacgtccaaattttaataaaatctctttttttattcaccccaaaaaactatattttttgaagaaactTGTTCATTACCGTGTAAGGTGCAGTATTCGCAAGATGGCCGATCTTTGCTGAGCGTGGTATGAGCAGTGCACTCGCGTGGCTTCACActgttatgtataaataataaattatgtaaatatatgttgtgttttatttctGGAATCTTATATTAGAAAGCCTGCTGTACACTGGGAATGTGTCACGGGttcgcttttttttaaacgactcccgcagtaaggattttaatatttgtgtcgcgggggttttacaaagacacccagactcagaacaagcattcgtggatcacacaaattcttgtcctacgcggggatcgaacctgcgacacgacgTGCAGAGTGGGTATGGTGTGGTGACCAATCTGGTATCCAACTTGTTTCCTCAACAacatgggcatgttatgcggaggaatgaaaatcatgtggtaaggatgGATGAGGATGGATATAgaggaagaggacgaccaaggaatcgatggatggattgtgtgaaagacgatatggctgtaaagagtgtttcttgtgagatgacgaccgataggaaggtatggaagaagatgacatgttgcgccgaccccaaataaaataattgggataagggcaggttAATGATGAACTTGTTTCCTCAACATTacaagttcaaattaaaaaataaacagttgattattattaccattttaaacatttatttaaacaagtatttattgtcAGCTGTTTTTGTATGCTTGCACGCGGAGGCTATGCGTTCTGTAACGATGTCTTGAGAGCTGTCGTGATGACTTGAATACTTGTGGGCATTGGTCGCACTggaacaaatatattataaatacaaataattatacatataggCAAAAAGCCTTGCTTTTTAGCTTGGGTTACAATCATCAATTCATAATTCCCCGTTTCTTTGTTAAGGCGtctaggcgggggaatcctcatggacacccactccctcgggggaagaaatgggtagtgttagacgtttactgactaaacctgacccggcgtgctacgtcatccgcgtttttgtgtcggtgtatggcaatgcattgTAATCCTTTATACAcaatcatcattcccctgccctaaTCCCAAATACTTtgtttggggtcggcgcaacctGTACTCTGCCTCTCTTCTTTCTATCTGACATCATCCCACAAGAAAGattctttgcagccatatcgccTTGCAaccaatccatccatcgtttccttggtcgtcctcttccccaatatccatccacatccatgctcaaggccttcctcaccacatgattttcattccttcTCATAatatgcccataccatgacaagataacattaaaaaaccCCTGTAAATACCGCACATGACAAATCTTTTTAGTAGAATTGTAAAGACTGGGCCTTAATTCCGCTATTCAGAATAACCGAAGAATTAAtggaaaatatattacattatcacTATTCGGTTTCTCctaaagcattttgccaacaataattgaaaattcagtacctacggggcggaacactcactgtcattTGCAAATAACGGATTGGGGGCTAGGACCGCCCTTTGGAAGAAACAGCCAGATTAATCTGAGCAAGCTTGTGCCATCAAGCGGCAGGCCTGTAGGTCTAATGGTCAGTGACCCTGAcagctataccggaggtcgttcGGTTccaacccaggacaaatgtttgggTGATTAGCACGagcatttgttctgtgtctggttgTCCAATTTATCaatagtaggtatttaaaaatatataagtatgtttatcagttgtctagtactcataatacaagcttcgcttagttagagactagatggcgttgtgtgaaagttgtctTATACTATTATTAAAGTTAACTACCTAAATATAGGCTGATATGTTTACCTGCACGGTAGCGACAGTCCGATGGCTCTCCAGGTGCTGCACTAGGCACCGCCGGCTGTGATATGAAGCACTGCAGGTGTCGCACACGTAGGGACGCTCAAATGTATGCTGACGACGTGTGTGTACCTGTAAGgggaatctatatctatactaatatataaagctgaagagtttgtttgtttgaacgcgctaatctcaggaacgagTCTGATTACCACTTAAGCAGTATCAacctcaatactcaattatttattgcgtccGCCTCTCTTACTCACCTTAAGTTGCGCATTATCTAAAGCGAGATAGCTGCAGTGTTTGCATTGCAGGTCCCTCTCCATGCCGTGATACGACCTGCAGTGGCGTTTCAATTGTGTTGTCGATATGAAACTTTTGCCAcagaactgaaaaaaatattgaaaaatgacACACACATCTCACTCACATGTCAGACACACATGACACTTACATGTCAGAGACACATGAcactcacatgtcacacacatgacaCACTCACGTCACACATATGACACTTACATGTCAGAGACACATGACACTCACATGTCACAGACATGACACACATATGACACTTACATGTCAGAGACACATGACACTCACTTGTCACTCACATGAGTCACACATTACACTCAAATGTCacacacatgtcacacacatgacaCACACATGACCCACATATGACACTTACATGTCAGAGACACATGAgactcacatgtcacacacatgagACACACTCACGTCGCACATGATACTCACATGTCTCACACATGAGAGACATTCACGTCACCCATGACacacacatgtcacacacatgacaCTCACATGACTCACGTGGCACTCACATATCCCACACGTGACACTCATATGACACACACGTGTCTTTCACATGTCACACATGGCTCTCACATGACACACACATAACCCTCACATGACACACACACGACCCTCACATGTCATTCACATGAGCTTCACATGTCTCACACGTGACACTCACATATCACACATATGACACTTATGAGAAAAACATGTCTCTCACACATGGCAATCACCCTTTACTCGTCTCGTACTGTTTAACCAATGCaactatttcaaatacttaCTTCACACATGAAATTGAACCCCAAATGTAATTTCGCGTGGCTTATGAAACAGGACCATTTGCTGACCGATTTCTTACAAACTCTGCACTTGACTGGACCACACGGGTCCAACTTTCCTTCCACTAAATCCAAATATCTTTGTCTCTTTTCCTTCCTCGATAACTTTTTAACAGGTTCCTCTGCCCGCCATGTTGTGACGCCATCTTCTTTTGAACTGTCACAttgtatttcgatttttatttctgGTATTGGCATATTAGGATTTGAATTGTTAATTTCTATGCATATATCATGATGATCTGCTAATTCAGTGTGtatttcttcaatttttgtTGTATATATTTCGGTTTTTGTGTTTTCGTATTTCTTGCGTAAATTCTTCAGTTCTATATCGCTTGTTTGACTTTTAATACGTAGTAAGGATGCGGACTGAACGTCTTCTTTGCACTGTTTGCATATTTTTTGAGGAAAACCATCGTTTGGATCGATCTGTAGACCACGACATACaattagggtttttttttataaagtcaacttgcaatatttattttcgttctgttagacaaaaacatattaaataaacaaacaaatgatatatttatataagtggCTTGATTTAGTAATCTTTATTGtggtattatgttttttttagtcacgttttatttcaaactgagTTTAAAGGCAAGACATTTAAAGGTTATTTACATAAAGGAATGGAGTATGTAACGTTTACGTTACATACTGGAATGGAGTATGTAACGTTTACGTTACATACTCCATTCCTTTATGATCGCTTCGTTTAAATctagataatattaaaacaaagtaagtTACATTCATATAAAATCCCAGCAATTCGTTAAAAAACTATTCCAGCAATTTTTCTCTTTAAATCCTTTTATTGAAGTAATTGCTAGCAGGTTTCAGTTCTTACggtaatctaaaataaaactatcaccgtaaattaatgttttcgtCCACAAGTCATAAGTttcgatattatttaaaaatgtcacacatttaaataacaatagagTATACTCggtaaaacatttcataacacTACGTAAATACAACAAGAAACTCACCTCTAAACCAGTCGTGTCACACAAAACATTCTTGTATTTGTCTATTTCTTCTATATTTTCGAATAAAGGCAATAAATTCGTATCCATCAAACATAATCGACATTTATCAAACATTTCGATGAATTAAATGTCTTCGTCGGACACCATTTCGTAAGTTGGGTATAACCTGTTTTTGACAGTTGTGGGGTGGCAAGCGTAGGattaaaattacctttaaatttaatgttgcCAAGTAAAATATTGCTAGGtaagtattttttgataatttgattGCCGGTCAGGCTTTTAGTTAATGAGGCAACACAAGTCCTCGATGAACGAATTTAATTTCTTAcacattattaaatgtaaaaaaataaggtatgtttttaaatacatataatggatcaatttcagaaataaaacgaaaactGTTAGTGAtagctttattattttcttcagtgcaactataaataaattacaaattgtaagcaacatatttatttaagctgTGCTGCAAAAGTATAACGGAAAATGGCGGCCATTTTTTAAAAGCCACCTCCGTGCATTGATCTGAATACTTATCTTTAAGAAAGCAAtaacaatcaaatttaatttaaaataaacttcactAGGTTATCATTCATTTAAtacttgtaatatatttttacgtttCTATTTAATTTCGATAATTGTGATGTCTTTTTTCTAATATTCATCGTGGAATGGGTGGTCTGGGTGGTAAGtgctgaaaaaaagaaaaaaaaccgttaAAATTGACATTAACGTGAGTTTTCAGAATCACTGGTGTGATTTCATGGTATACGATAAAGAAttttctaatctaatctaaaattGAGAACATATAAAGTACTAAAAAAGATcgcatttttgttttgtttttacactaTAGTGCTACTTATAACTACTACGAGGATCgtaggttaagctacgcttgataaaGTCTGTCCGTGGATGGATAACCATCtataatgttacatttttggTAATAGCTTGCTTTCTTTTTATAGTTATGTACTTCAGCCTAGCTTGTTCCAAACTACGAAAATGTTGGGGtcgtcttccagtctaacaggatgcagctaagtaccagtgttttacaaggagcgactgcctatctgacctccccaacccagttacctaggcaacacgacaccccttggttagacaacggccaccgtaaggtcgggcctgcgggtggcagggagggcaccctgacactcgatcagccagcaggccaagaaggagacgggcgcgtcgtcctgcgcacccgtttttatgaggagtgaggggtgggctttttacacccatcccttgagaaggagtccaaaggactagagccagccagagtcgcgcagagtatgcgcaagcgatcccgtgactctggctaaagcagtagaaggggcccggggtgtttttagtcggtggaagtccgacatatccccacgccgtgccctcgacgtgggttgaagacattagcgtttcaccccggaaaaaaaaaaaaaaaaaaaaaagactggTTGTCTGCTTTTCTAGTTTCTGACTACATGTAACGACGTGCTTTCCGAGACACGGAGAAACGTGTCATAACATATATATAtgttcacccatctacggaccaaccgcgtcaagcgtagcttaacctgtgatcgatcagcttgtgcagttgtagcttagccacgagctcttcgaaataaacaatgaaactCACTCTCCCATACTGCAGAACCGTCCGTTGCACTCGAGGCTGGCGATCTCCTTCAGATCCTCAGCCGACAACTGGAAATCGAACACGTTGAAGTTGGAGATGATCCGGGACTTGGTGACGGACTTCGGGATCACTATGATGCCGCGGTCAATGGCGTATCTGTAAAAATAgtcaagtatttaataaaaaaatacacctttcacacaacgccatctagtttcaaactaagcgaagctagtgttatgagtactagtgataaacatgcttataaatttctaaatacatgcatatTATAGGTATTATACATCCAGACACGGAACAAATGTCATGCTTGTCATACAAACATTCGTCCTGGGTTGGAATCgaacgacctctggtatagcaatCAGGGTAACTAACTACAAGACCAACAGACCAGTA
The sequence above is drawn from the Trichoplusia ni isolate ovarian cell line Hi5 unplaced genomic scaffold, tn1 tig00003472, whole genome shotgun sequence genome and encodes:
- the LOC113507905 gene encoding zinc finger and SCAN domain-containing protein 31-like isoform X2; protein product: MNIDPNDGFPQKICKQCKEDVQSASLLRIKSQTSDIELKNLRKKYENTKTEIYTTKIEEIHTELADHHDICIEINNSNPNMPIPEIKIEIQCDSSKEDGVTTWRAEEPVKKLSRKEKRQRYLDLVEGKLDPCGPVKCRVCKKSVSKWSCFISHAKLHLGFNFMCEFCGKSFISTTQLKRHCRSYHGMERDLQCKHCSYLALDNAQLKVHTRRQHTFERPYVCDTCSASYHSRRCLVQHLESHRTVATVQCDQCPQVFKSSRQLSRHRYRTHSLRVQAYKNS
- the LOC113507905 gene encoding putative zinc finger protein 730 isoform X3, translating into MFDKCRLCLMDTNLLPLFENIEEIDKYKNVLCDTTGLEIDPNDGFPQKICKQCKEDVQSASLLRIKSQTSDIELKNLRKKYENTKTEIYTTKIEEIHTELADHHDICIEINNSNPNMPIPEIKIEIQCDSSKEDGVTTWRAEEPVKKLSRKEKRQRYLDLVEGKLDPCGPVKCRVCKKSVSKWSCFISHAKLHLGFNFMCEVHTRRQHTFERPYVCDTCSASYHSRRCLVQHLESHRTVATVQCDQCPQVFKSSRQLSRHRYRTHSLRVQAYKNS
- the LOC113507905 gene encoding zinc finger and SCAN domain-containing protein 31-like isoform X1 — translated: MFDKCRLCLMDTNLLPLFENIEEIDKYKNVLCDTTGLEIDPNDGFPQKICKQCKEDVQSASLLRIKSQTSDIELKNLRKKYENTKTEIYTTKIEEIHTELADHHDICIEINNSNPNMPIPEIKIEIQCDSSKEDGVTTWRAEEPVKKLSRKEKRQRYLDLVEGKLDPCGPVKCRVCKKSVSKWSCFISHAKLHLGFNFMCEFCGKSFISTTQLKRHCRSYHGMERDLQCKHCSYLALDNAQLKVHTRRQHTFERPYVCDTCSASYHSRRCLVQHLESHRTVATVQCDQCPQVFKSSRQLSRHRYRTHSLRVQAYKNS